A window of Sphingobacterium sp. SRCM116780 contains these coding sequences:
- a CDS encoding heavy metal translocating P-type ATPase — MNEETKYTELTVTGMHCNNCAIAIHQYLEKKGGKDIFVNFAEDEVKFSGIDDRNLLTITKGIEELGYKVITANSSKEKFYKKIETKFWFSLIFTLPLFAHMFIHHPLLHDPYLQLGLCIPVFLLGFFHFGKSAFFSVKNGMPNMDVLIFIGSTAAFTYSLIGTINHLGPSYLFYETSATIITLVLLGNLLEKKSIKKTTSAIGDLIKIQQVTTTKIVDDKEETIQAKDVKQGDILLVKYGDQIPVDGDIIAGNGFVNESMITGESLPVAKKKYDTVVGGTILSEGNLKITATKVGSKSTLSQIIQLIREAQSKKPPIQKLGDKVASYFVPLVVVISLFTFFITYFIAEVPLQQSLMNAIAVLVVSCPCAMGLATPTAVMVGLGRAAKMGILIKGGDTIEEMSDLKYMVFDKTGTLTTGNFNIKAIQTFGIEQSQVESIIAQLEGYSNHPIAKSIRQHMVEVKAYRIIFQNVKEIKSEGIYAVDTNNNEYKLINARLGKVDYSNRYDLILAINDVVVAGLVIEDQIKPYAKELIQALKLKNITPVMLSGDRKSKCDLVAQKLGIADVYADSSPAEKLNIINKIKKSGITAMVGDGINDAPALTTAHVGISLGDASHIAIQSAKVILLNSDLKSIENLLLIGKHTLQTIKENLFWAFAYNIIAIPLAAMGFLGPMLAALSMAFSDIIVIGNSLRLRFKKLK; from the coding sequence ATGAACGAAGAAACTAAGTACACAGAACTGACGGTAACAGGTATGCATTGCAACAATTGCGCAATTGCTATCCATCAATATTTAGAAAAAAAAGGTGGCAAAGATATATTTGTCAATTTTGCTGAAGATGAGGTCAAATTCTCCGGTATAGACGACCGCAACCTGCTCACAATAACAAAAGGAATAGAGGAGTTAGGATACAAGGTAATTACAGCCAATTCTTCAAAAGAAAAGTTCTATAAAAAAATAGAAACTAAATTTTGGTTTAGTCTGATCTTTACGCTCCCCCTATTTGCACATATGTTTATACATCATCCTTTATTGCATGACCCTTATCTGCAACTTGGATTATGTATACCAGTATTTTTATTGGGATTTTTCCATTTTGGAAAAAGTGCATTTTTCTCTGTAAAAAATGGGATGCCTAATATGGATGTGCTAATTTTCATTGGTTCAACTGCTGCTTTTACCTATAGCCTCATTGGGACAATTAATCATCTTGGACCTAGTTATCTATTTTATGAGACATCAGCAACGATTATCACCTTGGTTCTTTTGGGTAATCTTTTAGAAAAGAAATCCATCAAAAAAACAACTTCCGCTATTGGGGACTTAATCAAAATTCAACAGGTAACTACCACAAAAATTGTAGACGATAAGGAAGAAACGATACAGGCAAAAGATGTCAAACAAGGTGATATTTTATTGGTAAAATATGGAGATCAGATTCCAGTCGATGGTGACATCATAGCAGGAAATGGTTTTGTCAATGAATCGATGATCACTGGAGAGAGCCTCCCTGTTGCGAAAAAGAAATACGATACTGTTGTTGGAGGTACTATTTTGTCTGAAGGAAATTTAAAAATAACCGCGACAAAGGTGGGTAGCAAAAGTACCTTGTCTCAAATCATTCAACTGATCAGAGAAGCACAATCAAAAAAGCCACCGATTCAGAAATTAGGCGATAAAGTTGCTTCTTATTTTGTCCCCTTAGTAGTAGTCATTTCATTATTTACATTTTTCATCACTTATTTTATCGCAGAGGTGCCTTTACAACAATCTCTAATGAATGCGATTGCTGTACTTGTGGTATCTTGTCCTTGTGCAATGGGACTAGCCACTCCTACTGCTGTCATGGTTGGTTTAGGGAGAGCTGCAAAAATGGGCATATTGATTAAAGGTGGAGATACCATTGAGGAAATGTCGGATTTAAAGTACATGGTATTTGACAAGACAGGTACATTAACAACAGGAAATTTTAATATTAAGGCCATTCAGACATTTGGTATCGAGCAAAGCCAAGTAGAATCCATCATTGCCCAACTAGAAGGTTACTCTAATCACCCTATTGCCAAATCTATTCGGCAGCATATGGTAGAGGTAAAAGCTTATCGTATTATCTTTCAAAACGTGAAAGAAATTAAGAGTGAAGGCATTTACGCTGTAGACACAAATAACAACGAATATAAATTGATCAATGCGCGCTTAGGAAAGGTTGATTATTCCAATCGCTATGACTTAATTTTAGCGATTAATGATGTTGTTGTTGCTGGTTTGGTAATAGAGGATCAAATAAAACCGTACGCTAAAGAGTTGATTCAAGCGCTCAAACTTAAAAATATCACTCCCGTGATGCTGAGTGGTGATCGTAAAAGTAAATGTGATCTCGTGGCTCAAAAATTAGGGATAGCCGATGTTTATGCGGATAGCAGTCCTGCAGAAAAACTTAACATCATCAATAAAATTAAGAAATCTGGTATTACAGCAATGGTGGGCGATGGAATAAACGATGCTCCCGCACTTACAACAGCACATGTTGGCATTTCTTTAGGTGATGCTAGTCATATCGCCATTCAGTCAGCAAAAGTTATTTTACTCAATAGTGATCTGAAATCCATTGAAAATCTTCTTTTGATTGGAAAACATACGTTACAAACGATTAAGGAAAATCTATTTTGGGCTTTTGCGTACAACATCATTGCGATTCCATTGGCAGCCATGGGCTTTCTAGGGCCGATGTTGGCTGCATTATCAATGGCTTTTTCAGATATTATTGTGATTGGAAATTCCCTTCGTCTTCGTTTTAAAAAATTAAAATAA
- a CDS encoding fatty acid desaturase family protein → MKTTIKFNNVNTLFSKSLKERINDYFKTNQIQKTGEHRVLTKAIILFLTAVSFYITLVVIQPHWLISIVVCILLGINFAAIGFNVMHDAGHDTFSKSKKLNSVLSYSLNLLGGNIYFWKLKHNIAHHTYTNIEGEDHDIDIKFMRVHKDQELKKHHSYQKYYFMALYSVSYLAWIFYQDYEKYFLEAMGSRKKSFDFPAREKVIFWVSKIIHLTIFIVIPVLVVGWLPTLIGLVVSGIACGICLATIFQLAHVVTETEFVAMEETTDATKMENEWMIHQLSSTANFATKNKFLTWILGGLNYQVEHHLFPKISHIHYPAINKLVRETCQEFNVKYLEYKTLNSAFKSHVNVIQAMSR, encoded by the coding sequence ATGAAAACAACAATCAAATTTAATAACGTTAACACTTTATTTTCTAAGTCTTTAAAGGAAAGAATTAACGATTATTTCAAAACTAATCAAATTCAAAAAACAGGAGAACACAGAGTCCTTACAAAAGCAATTATTTTGTTTTTGACTGCTGTTTCTTTTTACATCACTTTGGTGGTTATACAACCACATTGGTTAATCAGTATTGTTGTCTGTATTTTGTTGGGGATAAATTTTGCTGCTATAGGTTTTAATGTCATGCACGATGCGGGACATGATACGTTTTCTAAAAGCAAAAAATTGAACAGTGTATTATCTTATAGTTTGAATCTTTTAGGGGGTAATATCTATTTTTGGAAATTGAAACATAATATTGCACACCATACCTATACCAATATTGAGGGAGAAGATCATGATATTGATATTAAATTTATGCGTGTACATAAAGACCAAGAGTTAAAGAAACATCACTCCTATCAAAAATATTATTTCATGGCGCTCTATAGTGTCTCTTACTTGGCTTGGATTTTCTATCAGGATTATGAGAAATACTTTTTAGAAGCAATGGGAAGTAGAAAAAAATCATTTGACTTTCCAGCTCGTGAAAAAGTAATCTTTTGGGTAAGTAAAATTATTCATCTAACGATCTTCATTGTTATTCCTGTATTAGTTGTCGGTTGGTTACCCACATTGATCGGATTAGTTGTGTCTGGAATTGCCTGTGGTATTTGCTTAGCAACTATTTTTCAATTAGCACATGTTGTGACAGAAACAGAATTTGTCGCCATGGAAGAAACAACAGATGCAACCAAAATGGAGAATGAGTGGATGATACATCAATTAAGTTCTACTGCAAATTTTGCAACAAAAAATAAGTTTTTAACGTGGATATTAGGAGGTTTGAATTATCAAGTTGAACATCATCTTTTTCCTAAAATAAGTCACATTCATTATCCTGCTATCAACAAATTAGTCAGAGAAACTTGTCAAGAGTTCAATGTAAAATATTTAGAATATAAGACCTTAAATTCTGCTTTTAAGTCACACGTAAATGTGATTCAAGCGATGTCTAGATAG
- the gyrA gene encoding DNA gyrase subunit A, translating to MAEETENDNNLVPANDRIIPVSIEDQMKTAYIDYSMTVIVSRALPDARDGMKPVHRRVLYGMLDLGVTSSKPYKKSARIVGDVLGKYHPHGDTSVYDAMVRLAQDWNMRYPLVDGQGNYGSVDGDPPAAMRYTEARLKKIAEDILSDITKDTVDFQLNFDDSLQEPTVLPTRIPNLLVNGASGIAVGMATNMAPHNLTEVINGTIAYIDNRDIDIPELMQHIKGPDFPTGGLIYGYSGVQDAANTGRGRVVMRAKTEIEVSKSGKESIVVTEIPYQINKANMIERTAELVNEKKLEGISAIRDESDRTGLRVVYDIKRDANANVVLNNLFKYTALQTSFSVNNIALVKGRPVLMNLKDMIQVFVDHRHDVITRRTRFELAEAEKRAHILEGYLIALDHLDEVIKLIRASETPEDARVGLMEKFGLSDLQSRAILDMTLRRLTGLERDKIKDEYAELMKTIDYLKSILADEGLRMQIIKDELIEIREKYGDERRSIIVHSAEDMRMEDFIDDEEIVITISHNSYVKRTPLTEYKRQGRGGRGSIGSTTREEDFTEHIITASAHNYMLLFTESGRCFWLRAFEVPEGSRTSRGRALQNIINVPKDEKIKAYILVKNLKDQDYLENNFIIMCTKKGTIKKTSLEAYSRPRANGINAININEGDQLLEACLTSGTSEIVMALRSGRAIRFNESTVRPMGRTATGVRGITLGSESDEVIGMISVDDPETTVLVVSEKGYGKRTDIDDYRVTNRGGKGVKTISVTEKTGSLVAVKGVNDTEDLMIINKSGIVIRISVQELRVMGRATQGVRLINLKGEDEIASITKVDREEDEEEGITEEEITSEDTAADNQEENSESNEE from the coding sequence ATGGCTGAAGAAACAGAAAATGATAATAATTTAGTACCTGCAAACGATCGTATTATTCCGGTAAGTATCGAGGATCAAATGAAAACTGCTTACATTGATTATTCAATGACAGTTATTGTTTCCCGTGCGTTACCAGATGCTCGAGATGGTATGAAGCCTGTACACCGTCGTGTTCTTTATGGCATGCTAGATTTAGGTGTGACAAGTAGTAAACCTTACAAGAAGTCAGCACGTATCGTTGGGGATGTTTTAGGGAAGTACCATCCGCATGGAGATACTTCAGTCTATGATGCCATGGTGCGTTTAGCACAAGACTGGAACATGCGTTATCCTTTAGTGGATGGCCAGGGTAACTACGGTTCTGTTGATGGAGATCCTCCTGCTGCAATGCGTTATACAGAAGCAAGGTTAAAGAAAATTGCGGAGGATATTTTATCAGACATCACCAAAGACACAGTCGATTTTCAATTGAACTTTGATGACTCTTTACAAGAGCCAACTGTATTACCAACACGTATTCCTAATTTATTAGTAAATGGTGCTTCAGGTATTGCTGTTGGTATGGCAACGAATATGGCGCCACATAACTTGACGGAAGTAATCAATGGTACAATTGCTTATATCGATAACCGTGATATCGACATTCCTGAATTAATGCAACATATCAAAGGTCCAGATTTTCCTACTGGTGGTTTGATCTATGGCTATTCAGGTGTGCAAGATGCTGCAAATACAGGACGTGGACGTGTTGTGATGCGTGCTAAAACGGAAATTGAGGTATCCAAATCTGGAAAAGAATCAATTGTTGTTACTGAAATTCCTTATCAAATCAATAAAGCGAATATGATTGAACGTACCGCTGAATTGGTGAATGAAAAGAAATTAGAAGGTATTTCTGCTATTCGTGATGAATCCGATCGTACAGGTCTACGGGTTGTGTATGATATTAAACGTGATGCAAATGCAAATGTTGTTTTAAACAACTTATTCAAATATACTGCTTTACAAACTTCATTTTCAGTTAATAACATTGCTCTTGTTAAAGGGAGACCTGTATTGATGAATCTGAAAGACATGATCCAAGTTTTTGTGGATCACCGTCATGATGTGATTACGCGTCGTACGCGTTTCGAGTTAGCGGAAGCAGAGAAAAGAGCGCATATTTTAGAAGGTTATCTAATTGCGCTTGATCATTTAGATGAAGTCATTAAATTAATACGTGCTTCAGAAACTCCTGAAGATGCACGCGTAGGATTAATGGAGAAATTTGGTTTGTCTGATCTTCAATCTCGTGCAATCCTAGATATGACGTTACGTCGTCTTACAGGACTAGAACGCGACAAAATTAAAGACGAATATGCTGAATTAATGAAAACGATCGATTACTTAAAATCTATCTTAGCAGATGAAGGTCTTCGTATGCAGATTATTAAGGATGAATTGATCGAAATCAGAGAGAAATATGGTGATGAGAGAAGATCGATCATTGTCCATTCGGCAGAGGATATGCGTATGGAAGATTTTATTGATGATGAAGAAATCGTCATTACCATCTCTCATAATAGCTATGTAAAACGTACGCCTCTTACGGAGTATAAACGACAAGGACGTGGCGGTCGTGGATCTATCGGATCAACCACGCGTGAAGAAGATTTTACAGAACATATCATTACCGCTTCGGCTCATAATTATATGTTGTTGTTTACAGAATCTGGTCGCTGTTTCTGGTTACGTGCATTTGAAGTACCGGAGGGAAGTAGAACTTCTCGCGGACGGGCTTTACAGAATATCATCAATGTTCCAAAAGACGAAAAAATAAAAGCATACATATTAGTGAAGAACTTAAAAGACCAAGACTACTTGGAAAATAATTTCATCATTATGTGTACGAAAAAAGGTACAATTAAGAAAACTTCTTTAGAAGCTTACTCCCGCCCTCGTGCTAATGGTATCAACGCGATCAATATCAATGAGGGTGATCAGTTATTAGAAGCTTGTTTAACGAGCGGTACCAGTGAAATTGTGATGGCTTTACGATCAGGTCGTGCGATCCGTTTCAACGAATCGACGGTAAGACCTATGGGTAGAACCGCTACTGGAGTTCGTGGTATTACTTTAGGTAGTGAAAGTGACGAAGTAATTGGTATGATTAGTGTAGATGATCCAGAGACGACTGTACTTGTTGTATCTGAAAAAGGATATGGTAAACGTACCGATATTGACGATTATCGTGTTACAAATCGTGGTGGTAAAGGTGTAAAAACAATTAGCGTTACAGAGAAAACTGGTAGTTTGGTTGCTGTAAAAGGTGTGAATGATACCGAAGATTTAATGATCATCAATAAATCGGGAATTGTTATTCGTATTTCAGTACAAGAATTAAGAGTGATGGGACGTGCAACGCAAGGTGTTCGTTTAATTAATCTTAAAGGAGAGGATGAAATCGCATCCATTACGAAAGTAGATCGAGAAGAGGATGAAGAAGAAGGAATTACTGAAGAAGAGATCACCTCAGAAGATACAGCAGCAGACAATCAAGAAGAAAATTCTGAATCAAACGAAGAATAA
- a CDS encoding tetratricopeptide repeat protein, which translates to MKIKSLLLLAALASAGTSVYAQKNNVNKAKTSIAKYEELKGAGTAQLALPNLKTAQEAIDLAVVHEKTKDNAEAWTIYSLVYANLATLDKSADEAKKAEDGIAKAKSLDTDGANKDNIRVSEQVLGQFNFNNGAEQYQGQKYKEAYDSFEKALTYLPGDTTLIYYGGISALQFNDYGKAIAKYKELLPSKTFSSHKQVVVDLPKLYLQSKDTASALEYAAKAVELYPEDNAAAVQNIEFNLITGHEKEILAGITSQLAKDPNNKNLNYYLGIAHSANKNDAAAIEAYKKALAVDPDYFEANTNIAITMMNGVREKLNALNNDRSLSQAKYNEGVAKIKEEIKPALVYLTKAVELQPKNVDALTNLKNYYVFMQDEAKTSEITAKINALN; encoded by the coding sequence ATGAAAATTAAATCATTATTACTATTGGCAGCTTTGGCATCAGCAGGAACCTCCGTTTATGCACAAAAAAATAATGTTAATAAAGCAAAAACGAGTATTGCAAAATATGAAGAATTAAAAGGAGCAGGAACAGCACAACTTGCTTTGCCAAATTTGAAGACTGCGCAGGAAGCGATTGATCTTGCCGTTGTTCATGAAAAAACAAAAGACAATGCTGAGGCTTGGACGATCTATTCTTTAGTATATGCCAATTTAGCGACTTTGGACAAATCAGCTGATGAAGCTAAAAAAGCTGAAGACGGAATTGCTAAAGCAAAATCACTAGACACTGATGGCGCTAACAAAGATAACATTCGTGTTTCTGAGCAAGTATTGGGTCAATTTAACTTTAATAATGGTGCTGAACAATATCAAGGTCAAAAATATAAAGAGGCTTATGATTCTTTTGAAAAAGCATTAACTTATTTACCAGGTGACACCACATTAATTTACTATGGTGGTATTTCTGCATTACAGTTTAATGATTATGGTAAAGCGATTGCAAAATACAAGGAGTTGCTTCCAAGTAAAACTTTTTCGTCTCATAAACAAGTGGTCGTAGATTTACCTAAATTATATTTACAGTCTAAAGATACGGCTTCTGCTTTGGAGTACGCTGCAAAAGCGGTAGAGCTTTACCCTGAAGATAATGCTGCAGCAGTACAAAATATCGAATTTAATTTGATCACTGGACATGAAAAAGAGATATTAGCAGGTATTACTTCTCAATTGGCTAAAGATCCAAACAATAAAAATTTAAATTATTACTTGGGTATCGCTCACTCAGCAAATAAAAATGATGCAGCAGCTATTGAAGCTTACAAAAAAGCATTGGCTGTAGATCCTGATTATTTTGAAGCAAATACAAATATTGCTATTACAATGATGAATGGTGTTCGTGAAAAATTAAATGCGTTAAATAATGATCGCTCACTTAGTCAAGCGAAATATAATGAAGGTGTTGCTAAAATCAAGGAAGAAATTAAACCTGCTTTAGTTTATTTAACCAAAGCTGTTGAATTACAACCTAAAAATGTTGACGCGTTAACAAACTTGAAAAACTATTATGTTTTCATGCAAGATGAGGCTAAAACTTCTGAAATTACAGCAAAAATCAATGCTTTAAACTAA
- a CDS encoding TonB-dependent receptor translates to MKKSLLFFALTVASYGAIHAQTTTSSVTGVVKQSTGQTTTGATIKITHQSSGATFSGSADANGHFNIANLQDGGPYKIEVTYLGQKPLIYDNVFLKAGEALQLNPVFSESSSTNLDEVVVVGRGLIDIAEDRKTPIAVSTITREVIEEKVGTQDITASMVNTPGVYVSGQAKGFGESSMTTRGFDQSNTAFLLNGQPINGMDNGRVYWSNWSGLTDIASLVQIQRGLGSSKLAISSVGGTVNFVTKSTDMKEGGFVKTSIGNDMFVKSTIAYNTGLMKSGFAVSAMLTGWKGNGYMDKTEGAGQNYFLSVGYKVNEHHNLNLMVTGAPQWHNQGYTSKLSNFLQYGKRYNDNIKTINGIEMNPRKNYYHKPVANLNWDWTINDKSSLSTVVYASMARGGGQSQRNDSKINPNYYLAADVNNHQWFGIVSNYQRKLSDNLNLNAGFDLRDFKGENYRQVTDLLGATSVTHSGNVNIGTVTTLHTYSTNPWKSWRDKPAAAEDRLAWDYDQIIRYAGLFGQLEYAKDGFTAFVQGSVSEQHNSRKDYFLYTYGTGDSESVNNLGYNAKGGVSYTLGHHTLFGNAGVYSRQPYQTNIFMNYKNDINQNAVNEDILGLEAGYKFSSRYFDLSVNAYRTTWENRVTGSSKNASAADVKKYNPTNDPTILSEGQYIYLSNYGVKQVHRGLELDFAARPLKGLTVKGFASIGDWKYEGNATTIVRNENRVELAVENRDLTGVYVGDAAQTTFGLGATYFIVKGLSIDADYRRFERLYGALPTNSNETLRLPNYDLTDAGVSYKLHVSPKNALSFRVNVNNLFNTFYISEATSNNTTTSTTTYWKGIDTSNYVLVGWGRTWNASVKLTF, encoded by the coding sequence ATGAAAAAGTCTTTACTTTTTTTTGCTCTTACTGTTGCTAGTTATGGAGCCATCCATGCACAAACAACAACAAGCAGTGTTACAGGAGTTGTAAAACAATCAACTGGACAAACAACAACAGGTGCAACCATCAAAATTACGCATCAATCAAGTGGAGCCACCTTCAGTGGGTCGGCAGATGCTAACGGACATTTTAACATCGCGAATCTACAAGACGGTGGTCCTTACAAAATCGAAGTCACCTATCTTGGCCAAAAACCACTCATTTACGACAATGTTTTCTTAAAAGCTGGTGAAGCACTTCAATTAAATCCGGTTTTTTCAGAATCTTCTTCTACAAACCTGGACGAAGTTGTTGTTGTAGGACGAGGTTTGATTGACATTGCAGAAGATCGCAAAACTCCCATTGCTGTTTCTACAATCACACGAGAAGTAATCGAAGAAAAAGTAGGTACACAAGATATCACTGCCTCTATGGTAAATACTCCTGGTGTTTATGTATCAGGTCAGGCAAAAGGTTTTGGTGAATCTTCGATGACAACGCGTGGTTTTGATCAATCCAATACCGCATTTTTATTAAATGGTCAACCCATTAATGGCATGGACAATGGTCGTGTATATTGGTCTAATTGGAGTGGGTTGACTGACATTGCTTCGTTAGTTCAAATTCAACGTGGTTTAGGTTCTTCAAAATTAGCGATATCATCAGTAGGAGGTACGGTTAATTTTGTTACAAAATCAACCGATATGAAAGAAGGAGGGTTTGTTAAAACTTCTATTGGTAACGATATGTTTGTTAAATCCACAATTGCTTACAATACTGGTTTAATGAAAAGTGGTTTTGCTGTTTCAGCAATGCTAACCGGTTGGAAAGGTAATGGCTACATGGACAAAACCGAGGGGGCTGGACAAAACTATTTCTTGTCAGTAGGGTATAAAGTAAATGAACATCATAATCTAAATTTAATGGTAACAGGTGCACCTCAGTGGCACAATCAAGGTTACACATCTAAATTAAGTAATTTTCTACAATACGGTAAAAGATACAACGATAACATCAAAACAATCAATGGTATTGAAATGAATCCACGTAAAAACTATTACCACAAACCAGTAGCGAATTTAAACTGGGATTGGACCATCAATGATAAATCATCCTTGTCAACTGTTGTATATGCTTCTATGGCACGGGGAGGAGGGCAATCACAACGCAATGATAGTAAAATTAACCCCAATTATTATTTAGCTGCTGATGTTAATAATCATCAGTGGTTTGGAATCGTTTCCAATTACCAACGTAAATTGAGCGATAATTTAAACTTAAATGCAGGGTTTGATTTACGTGATTTCAAAGGTGAGAACTACAGACAAGTGACAGATCTATTAGGCGCTACTTCGGTAACGCACAGTGGAAATGTAAACATAGGAACTGTGACAACTCTGCATACCTATAGTACTAATCCATGGAAATCGTGGCGTGATAAACCGGCTGCAGCTGAAGATCGTTTAGCTTGGGATTACGATCAAATCATTCGTTACGCAGGTTTATTCGGCCAGTTAGAGTATGCGAAAGATGGTTTTACTGCTTTCGTACAGGGATCAGTTTCAGAACAACACAATAGCCGTAAAGATTATTTCTTATATACATATGGTACTGGAGATTCGGAAAGTGTGAACAACCTAGGTTACAATGCTAAAGGTGGTGTAAGCTATACATTAGGTCATCATACCTTATTTGGTAATGCTGGTGTGTATTCACGTCAACCATATCAAACGAATATCTTCATGAACTACAAAAATGATATCAATCAAAATGCTGTAAATGAAGATATACTGGGATTAGAAGCAGGTTATAAATTTAGCTCTCGTTATTTTGATCTTAGCGTTAACGCCTATCGTACGACTTGGGAAAACCGAGTAACAGGAAGTTCGAAAAATGCGAGTGCAGCTGATGTAAAAAAATATAATCCAACAAATGATCCTACTATTTTAAGTGAAGGACAGTATATCTATCTTTCCAACTATGGTGTAAAACAAGTGCATAGAGGTTTAGAATTGGATTTTGCAGCAAGACCACTAAAAGGGTTAACTGTCAAAGGTTTTGCATCCATTGGCGATTGGAAATATGAAGGAAATGCTACAACAATCGTCCGTAATGAAAATCGTGTTGAATTGGCTGTAGAAAATAGAGATTTAACTGGCGTTTATGTTGGAGATGCCGCCCAAACGACATTTGGTCTTGGTGCTACTTATTTTATCGTAAAAGGCCTATCTATTGATGCTGACTACAGACGTTTTGAAAGATTATATGGAGCACTGCCTACAAATTCAAATGAAACATTAAGATTGCCTAACTACGATTTAACGGATGCAGGTGTATCGTATAAATTACACGTTAGTCCTAAAAACGCATTGAGTTTCCGTGTGAATGTGAACAATCTATTCAACACATTTTATATCTCGGAAGCAACTTCTAATAATACGACAACAAGCACAACAACATATTGGAAAGGTATTGATACCTCAAACTATGTTTTGGTTGGTTGGGGACGTACTTGGAATGCTTCTGTTAAACTTACGTTCTAA
- a CDS encoding tetratricopeptide repeat protein produces MKALLTSFILSATSLTVVAQSNIKEGNNSFALYTQTGDIKNLENARKFSDAAFQTRKDSSSVRNNILRGLVYSSLAVIDSTRKQQYTRDPIDESLNTLKLINRKKAYKNFPTEVDYIKQNLATALIYKSNVDLKNTKVEDAYRGFLKVDSLGFKNTDLKFNLATLAVSSKNYPDAIKYYQELIKQDSPKPQYYLELASVYEKIGTKQDELNTLTAGRLQFPQNKEILFKLIDIYTKNESYDAILPIVDEAIKLEPENIELNYLAGYAYEEAKDMHSAKQYYNNVLRLDANNYASNLALGLIYLKDFLKSKSEEDKQSAQAFLLKANEIKPYDINALKALSTYYTAIEDFVQLDRVNILLNQLTVN; encoded by the coding sequence ATGAAAGCATTATTGACATCGTTTATATTGTCAGCTACGAGTTTAACTGTTGTTGCCCAATCCAATATTAAGGAGGGCAACAACAGTTTTGCTCTTTATACACAAACTGGAGATATAAAGAATCTTGAAAATGCAAGAAAGTTTAGCGATGCTGCATTTCAAACTAGAAAAGATTCCTCTTCAGTTCGTAATAATATTTTAAGAGGCTTAGTTTATAGCTCTTTAGCAGTGATTGATTCCACTAGAAAACAACAGTATACCAGAGATCCTATTGATGAAAGTTTAAATACGTTAAAACTAATCAATAGGAAAAAGGCTTATAAAAATTTCCCTACTGAAGTGGATTATATTAAACAAAATTTAGCGACTGCATTAATCTACAAATCGAATGTTGATTTAAAAAATACAAAAGTAGAAGATGCCTATCGTGGATTTTTAAAAGTAGATTCTCTAGGCTTTAAAAATACAGATCTAAAATTTAATTTAGCAACTTTAGCGGTCAGTAGTAAGAATTATCCAGATGCTATTAAATATTATCAAGAGTTAATTAAACAGGATTCCCCAAAACCTCAATATTACTTGGAGCTTGCTTCGGTATATGAAAAAATCGGGACAAAGCAGGATGAACTCAATACGTTAACAGCTGGTCGATTACAATTCCCTCAGAATAAGGAAATTCTTTTTAAACTTATCGATATCTATACAAAAAATGAATCTTATGACGCTATTTTACCAATAGTGGATGAGGCCATTAAGTTAGAACCTGAAAATATCGAATTGAATTATTTAGCCGGTTATGCTTATGAAGAAGCTAAAGATATGCATAGCGCAAAACAATATTATAACAATGTGTTGCGTTTAGATGCTAATAACTATGCTTCAAATTTAGCTTTAGGCCTTATATACTTAAAAGATTTTCTAAAGTCTAAATCTGAAGAGGATAAACAATCTGCACAAGCTTTTCTTTTGAAAGCAAATGAAATTAAACCCTATGATATCAATGCACTCAAAGCTCTATCGACTTATTACACAGCAATAGAAGATTTTGTGCAATTGGATCGGGTGAATATATTATTAAATCAATTAACAGTTAATTAG